TTTGGTGATGCTGGCAAGCTTGTAGTCATTGAAGAGTTTTTAAATGGTTTTGAATTAAGTGTTTTTGCGGTGTGTGATGGAAATGATTTTGTGCTTTTGCCTGTAGCTCAAGATCATAAAAAATTACTCGATAATGATGAGGGACCAAATACTGGTGGAATGGGGGCTTATGCACCAAGTTCTTTAGCAAGTGAAAAATTATTAAGGAAGGTTAAAAAAGATATTATCATTCCTACTTTAGCGGGAATGAAAAAAGAGGGTGCTGAATTCAGCGGAGTATTATTTTTAGGACTTATGGTTGCAAATGAAAAGCCTTATGTTTTAGAATATAATGTGCGTTTTGGCGATCCTGAATGCGAAGTGTTGATGCCTTTAATTGAAGATCCTTTAGAGCTTATTTTGGCAAGCGTTCAAAAGCGTATTAGACACACAAAGATTAATATTAAGAAAGAATATGCTGTTGGTGTGGTTTGTGCAAGCCAAAATTATCCTTATAAATCTTCTCCAAAAAGTGAAATTTTAGTTAAAGATATCCCGCAAGATACTCATATTTCTTATGCTGGTGTGAGTTTAGAGCAAGATAAACTTATGGCAGATGGCGGAAGAGTTTTGGTTTGTGTAGGCATTGGTGAAGATATTAAAGAAGCTAGAGATAAGGCTTATAAGCTTTGTGAAAATGTAGATTTTAAAGGCAAGCAATTTAGAAAAGATATTGCTTTTCAGGTTATTAAATGAAAGAAAGTATTTTAGATAGGCTTGAAAGAGAAAATTTAAGCCTTGCAAGTTTTCCAAAGAGAATTGTAGCGTTCATTTTAGATAATATTATTTTAAGTCTTGTGGTGATTGTAATGATGTTTGATAAGATTGAATTTCAAACTCCAGAAGATTTTGCTTTCAATTTGCAAAAATATTCTTTTTTTATAATGCTTTTGCAATTTTTTTATCACACCCTTTTTGTGTATTTATACGGAGCAAGTTTGGGCAAAATGATATGTAAAATACAAGTTATTGATGAGGTGATGCTTGATAAGCCTAATTTAATGCAAAGTATTTTTAGAGCCGCAGGGAAACAATTAAGCGAGATGCTTTTTATGTTGGGATATGTTTGGGCATTTGGCAATCAAGAGCGTAAGACTTGGCAGGATTATTTTGCTAAAACAGTGGTGATTGATGTTGCGTAAATTAGCCCTGAGTGTAATTGCTTGCGCAAGTATATATGCAGCTGAGGTAGATATTTATGCTTTGGATGTAAAAAAAGAAGGAGCGATTTTAAAAGCCGAGTCAGAAGTTTTAGTTTTTTCTGATTTGTATATGATTACTGCAAATAAAGCAATATATAATGAAGAAACAAAGGTCATCGAGCTTTTTGGCGATGTGAATATTCTAAGAGGGAAAAATGAAAGATCTCATTCAGAATATGCCAAAATAAAATTAGACTCCAATGAAGCAAGTTTTGAAGAGTTTTTTTTTGCTAATAGTGATGTAGAAGTTTGGTTTAAAAGTAAAAATAGCTATTTAGACAATCATTATTTTGATGGCAAAAATTCAGTGGTTTCAAGTTGTAATGTTGAAGATCCTGATTGGAAAATTAAATTTAGCGAAGGTAGACTTAATAGGGAAAATAATTTCGTTCATCTTTACAATGCAAGATTATATATAAAAAATATTCCCGTTTTTTACTTGCCTTATCTTGGTTTTAGTATAGATACAAATCGCAGAAGTGGTCTTTTAGTGCCTAGAATGTCTGTAAATTCAAGTGAAGGTTTGTTTTATGAGCAGCCAATTTATTTTGTTTTTGATTCAAATTGGGACTTAGAATTTACACCCCAAGTTAGAACTAATAGAGGTTTTGGTGCTTATACAACTTTAAGATTTTTAGATTCACCTCATTCAATGGGTGAGATTAATTTTGGAGCTTTTAGGGAAAATTCTAGCTATTTTAGAGATGAAAATTTAGAAAATCAAACTCATATGGGTATTGAATTGAAATATTCCAGAAATGATTTAGTGCGATCTTTATTAAGCGATGAATTTCAAGAAGGTCTGTGGATTGATGCGATTTATTTAAATGATGTGGATTATTTAAATTTGGGTCGTAGAGATTTTAGAGATATGACTTCTTTGGTAACTTCAAAGATTAATTATTATTTGGCAGACGATAGTAATTATTATGGTATGTATGCAAAATACTATATTGATACCTCAAAAACTAGCAATAGTGATACTTTACAAGAATTTCCATCTTTCCAGTATCATAGATTCTTAGATACTTTGTTTAGTGAACATTTGCAATATTCTTTTGATGCGAGTTTTCATAATTATTATAGAAAAATTGGAACTTATTCTACTCAACTTAATTTAGAATTACCATTAAGTTATCATACGAGCTTTTTTGATGATTATTTGCAATTAACTTTTACTGAGTATTTATACGCTTCTTTTGTGAATTATTCTAATAATCCAGAAATTGACAATGAGCATTTATATCGTAATTCTCATGAGCTTACTTTATATACAGAACTTTCTAAGCCATATGAGAATTTTTATCATACTGTATTTTTAGAACTTAATTATTATTTGCCTGGTTCTACTTCAGGAAAAATTACAGAA
This genomic interval from Campylobacter sp. CCS1377 contains the following:
- the purD gene encoding phosphoribosylamine--glycine ligase — translated: MKILILGSGAREYSIALALKRSKTDLELFFAPGNGATEKLGTNIKTQDIYVLSVYAKNKDIDLCIVGSESFLAEGVVDLFKQNDIPIFGPTKAAAMLETSKSFMKNFLKKYKIKTAKFLSTTNLSKAVQFIEKLTPPIVVKADGLCAGKGVIIAKTHNEAIEATKDMLSGKSFGDAGKLVVIEEFLNGFELSVFAVCDGNDFVLLPVAQDHKKLLDNDEGPNTGGMGAYAPSSLASEKLLRKVKKDIIIPTLAGMKKEGAEFSGVLFLGLMVANEKPYVLEYNVRFGDPECEVLMPLIEDPLELILASVQKRIRHTKINIKKEYAVGVVCASQNYPYKSSPKSEILVKDIPQDTHISYAGVSLEQDKLMADGGRVLVCVGIGEDIKEARDKAYKLCENVDFKGKQFRKDIAFQVIK
- a CDS encoding RDD family protein yields the protein MKESILDRLERENLSLASFPKRIVAFILDNIILSLVVIVMMFDKIEFQTPEDFAFNLQKYSFFIMLLQFFYHTLFVYLYGASLGKMICKIQVIDEVMLDKPNLMQSIFRAAGKQLSEMLFMLGYVWAFGNQERKTWQDYFAKTVVIDVA
- a CDS encoding LPS-assembly protein LptD, yielding MLRKLALSVIACASIYAAEVDIYALDVKKEGAILKAESEVLVFSDLYMITANKAIYNEETKVIELFGDVNILRGKNERSHSEYAKIKLDSNEASFEEFFFANSDVEVWFKSKNSYLDNHYFDGKNSVVSSCNVEDPDWKIKFSEGRLNRENNFVHLYNARLYIKNIPVFYLPYLGFSIDTNRRSGLLVPRMSVNSSEGLFYEQPIYFVFDSNWDLEFTPQVRTNRGFGAYTTLRFLDSPHSMGEINFGAFRENSSYFRDENLENQTHMGIELKYSRNDLVRSLLSDEFQEGLWIDAIYLNDVDYLNLGRRDFRDMTSLVTSKINYYLADDSNYYGMYAKYYIDTSKTSNSDTLQEFPSFQYHRFLDTLFSEHLQYSFDASFHNYYRKIGTYSTQLNLELPLSYHTSFFDDYLQLTFTEYLYASFVNYSNNPEIDNEHLYRNSHELTLYTELSKPYENFYHTVFLELNYYLPGSTSGKITENYLDYEDKEEQTSFRIVQYFYNAQGQKKLKHRLGLNYYNDRDRLGSVDNILTYYFNENISLNNESRYSQIQGRFDKVLSQLEFSTQNLNWTFSHAYRNDIDGKYSFIGTRADYIYNYNYKIFSGIWFDTQRAHPNMWEVGYTYQRKCWNYSLMYRERIDPQLTSGGIKAKTQSGFYFVFNFYPLGGVKYDLSLDEAENKLANP